TAAAAGTTCTCCCGACTAACCTGATAATGGCGCGTCATTTCGAATAGGGTACTAATAAAGGCTGATACCTTATCGGGGGCACCCGCAATAATGTCGATGAGATTACTTTCTTCTATACCAAAGAGTTCCAGAGGAATTTCTTTGAGAATTCCACTAAGAATAATATCACTTAAGGGAGCCATGCTACCGCTGAGCTTCATGCTCACCATTTCATCATATTCTACCTCTAAAGCTTTGGCTAGGGCCAGGATTTTATCGGGTTTGGGATACTTCTTTCCCTTCTCAATTTCATTGAGGTAGCTCTTACTAAGCTGGGTTTTTTTCGATAATCCGAAGAGCGATAAACCTCTTTCGGTACGAATTTGCTTCAGTTTTAAGCCAAAAATTATTCGAAGTTGTTCTTCCTGAAGAACCATGCTAGCCTGCTTTTCCAGCAAATCTACATAAATATCTGAAGGGTTCTCAATTATTGAAAATGTAAATTTTAGCGAACGTTCGCTAAAATGTATTGGTTTGCTTTTTATATTTGGTTCGTCAAACTGAGAATCATGAATAAAGAATTAGTCAACCTTGCCTACGGATTAAAATTTGATGGTTTCTGGAAACCTGAATTGGAAGATGTTTTCAGTACCGATGCCCTCAAGTTCATTCGGGTATTAGATCAAAAATTTGGAACCGAGCGCAAACAATTACTATTGGAGCGCAAGCTTCGCAATGAAAACTGGTATCAGCAGAAGCCCGAATTTCCAAAACTCACGCAATCGATTCGAGAAGGGGATTGGAAGGTGGCTCCGGTTCCGGAAGATTTGCAAGATCGCAGAGTGGAGATTACGGGTCCGGTAGATCGTAAGATGATTATCAATGCCCTAAATTCCGGTGCCAAGGTTTTTATGGCCGATTTTGAGGATAGCAATGCACCATCCTGGGCCAATATCGTTTTTGGTCAGCTTAATTTATTCCAGGCCGTACGCGGTACCATCGAACTGATTGATGAAGAACGTGGAAAGGAGTATCGCCTCAATTCTGAAACTGCCACCTTAATGGTAAGGCCGCGGGGCTTACACTTAGAGGAGAAGCATTTTATCTGTGATGATCAAGCGGTTTCAGCCTCCTTATTCGACTTTGGTTTGTACTTCTTTAATAATGCTCAGGCTTTAGTGGAGAAAGGTTCAGGTCCTTATTTCTACCTTCCAAAAATCGAGTATTATCAAGAGGCTGCTTGGTGGAATGAGGTTTTCAATTTTAGTGAAGCCTATCTCAATTTAAAGCCGGGTACTATTAAAGCCACGGTTCTAATCGAAACTATCAATGCCAGCTTTCAATTGGATGAGATTCTATACTCCTTGCGAGAGCATTCTGCCGGATTAAATTGCGGTCGTTGGGATTACCTATTCTCCTATATCAAGCGCTATAAAGAACATCCGGATTATATCTTCCCTGATCGAGATGCTTTAACCATGGAAACGGATTTTATGCGGGCCTATTCTCGTCGTGTTATCCAAGTGTGTCATAAACGCGGTGCTCATGCTATGGGAGGTATGGCCGCTCAAATTCCGATTAAAAATGATCCTTTTACGAACGAAGCCGCTTATGCCAAAGTAAGAGCGGATAAATTACGAGAAGTGGAAGACGGCCATGATGGAACCTGGGTAGCTCATCCCGCCTTGGTGCCCATCGCTCTGGAAATATTCAATGAGCGCATGCCTGAATCTAATCAAATAGCCAAGCAATTTCCTGAATACCAAATTGCGGCGGAAGACCTGGTGGCCAAACCTCAAGGTCAGGTAACCGAAGCAGGTCTTCGGAAAAACATATCAGTAGGCATTCAATACCTCGCGGCTTGGTTAAGTGGTCAGGGCGCGGCGGCTATAAATCATCTAATGGAAGATGCGGCAACCGCCGAAATTAGCCGCACTCAGCTTTGGCATTGGTTGCATCGCAAGGTGCAATTATCGGATGGTCGGGATTTAAGTCGGGATTTATTTGAGCGCTTCTACCATGAAGAACTCAGCCTACTCGAAACGGAAATCAATCCACAGTGGAAAGATCGCTTGCGTACTGCAGCCCGATCTTTTCATCAAATGGTAACCGCCCCGGAGTTAAAGGAATTCCTCACCACCGAACTCTACCATACCCTCACTTAGTAATTTCTTAAATATCAATTTTTTATACCGAAATGGGCTTTCGGAAAGGGAGTTCCATTTCTAAAATTCACCTTTAAATCACCCTCTCATGGACAAGCAAACACAAATTAATCAGATCAAAGAAGATTGGGCAGTTAACCCCAGATGGAACGGTATCAAGCGACCTTATACCGCAGAGAAAGTAGTGGAACTTCGCGGTAGCTATCGCATTGAGTATACCTTGGCGCGCCTCGGAGCCGAAAAGCTATGGGATAAATTAAGATCTCAAGATTGGGTGGCAGGCTTAGGCGCTTTAACCGGTAATCAGGCCATTCAAGAAGTAATGGCGGGCCTGGAAGCTATATACCTCAGTGGATGGCAGGTGGCGGCCGATGCTAATTTGGCCGGACAAATGTTCCCCGATCAAAGTTTATATCCCGCTAATTCTGTTCCAGCGGTAGTGGAGAAAATCAACAATGCCTTGCTTCGCGCGGATCAAATTCAAAGTGTAAAAGGAGAATCCAAGCATGATTTCTTAGTGCCCATCGTGGCGGATGCTGAAGCGGGATTTGGGGGAAATCTCAATGCCTTCGAATTGATGAAGGAGATGATTAAAGCCGGTGCGGCCGGAGTACATTTTGAAGATCAGCTGAGTAGCGCAAAAAAATGTGGTCACCTAGGCGGTAAGGTCTTGGTACCAACCCAAGAGGCAATTCAGAAATTGGTAGCCGCGCGCTTAGCGGCAGATGTGATGGGAGTGCCTACTTGCATTATTGCGCGCACGGATGCTGATGCCGCCAATTTAATCACCTCCGATGTTGATGAGCGCGATCGTAAGTTTATCCTCGGTGAGCGCAGTGCAGAAGGCTTCTATTATGTAAGAAATGGGGTAGAGCAGGCCATTGATCGTGGCTTGAGCTATGCTCCCTATGCCGACTTGATTTGGATGGAAACCTCCCATCCTAGTATCGAAGAGGCAAAAGCTTTTGCCGAAGCTATTCATGCCCAATTCCCTGGGAAGTTACTGGCTTATAATTGCTCTCCCAGCTTTAACTGGGCTTCCAAATTATCGGTAGCGGAAATGGAAAGCTTCCGGGAAGAATTAGCCGCGCTGGGCTTTAAGTTCCAATTTATTACCCTCGCTGGTTTCCATGCCTTAAATACTAGTATGTTCGAGTTAAGCAAAGCTTATAAGGAGCGCGGCATGGCAGGCTATTCTGAACTGCAAGAAAGAGAATTTGCTCTGCAAAAAGATGGTTTCGCAGCGGTAAAACACCAAAGCTTTGTGGGTACCGGTTATTATGATGAGGTGCAGAATACGGTTACCGCAGGTATGACGAGTACCACCGCAATGAAGGGTTCTACCGAAACGGCCCAATTCTAAAAGGATTCATTCATCCATAGCCCGCTCCGAAAATGGAAGGGAGGGGCGGGCTATTTTTTACCCTTTAAGATTAAATCGGCCTTGCGGATTTCAAGACTGGGATCCTTTTGTCCCATCAATAAAACCTTGAAATTATAGGTGCCGGCTTTTTGGATTTCGATCGGGCCATTAAAGCCGTAATAGCTTTCGCTGGTGCGATCACCATCTTGGCTGCGCGATTCATGTTCGCGATTTTCGGTGCTGGAAGGATTGATATAGAATTCCCGGAGGTATTCACCATCCACGAAAATCACTACTCTAAAGAGCAAATTTTGATCACCGCTATAGCTGTAATCCATATCCGACCATATTTCTAAGGTTTGATTGGCATCCAGATTTAAAGTGTCCTCAGCAATATAAAACTCACCTTTAGCAGAAGTTAAGTTGTGGGGTGAAAAGCGGCTGATTTCAGTCATGCCTTCATCGTGGCAAGCGGCAGCCATTAAAATGATTAGGATGCCCAAAAGGCTTGAGCGTAATCTATTTTTCATCTCAGAACTAATCTATAAAATCTTCTTCCTCTTCTTCCTTTTCAGGTTTAGGTGCGGGGCTAAAAATTAAGAGCAAAGCATTGGCGGCTTTGGCCATCAAGCTCATGGTTAGCACCGACACTAAGGCAATGATAAGCCAAAGGGAAACACTATCCAACTTCATAATATCCGAAACACTCTGATTGATGAAATCAGGAATGGGATTAATGAACAGGGCCACCACAAAGGCTAAAGTTGCCAGTAGGAGGTAGTAAAAGAAATTGACTCGCATTCGGGGTACCCAGCCCGCTAAAAAGGAGAGGCCAATAAATACCCAAAGATCAGAAAGGATAAGGGCACCAATAAATAAACTGAGATGCAAAAAGCTAAAGCGTAATAAACCTTTCATTAGTCAAATTTATAGGTTACCGACCAGGGACTTTGTTCCGGGCTTTCTATCCAGTTAATCTTATGGTAGTGGATATTGTACCAATCCGAAATTTGATCGGTATAATGTTGATGCCCAGGAATACCAGACTGACCACCAGCCAATACCGTTTCTGCAATGGGGTTGCTAGAAGTTAGTTCTACCAAAGTACGCATGGAGGGGCCATGGGTGCCCGGTAAGTGAGAGGATACGTTCACAGTGCGGGGGCTGCCTTTAGCTGGGAAAGGAGTATGGTTAAAGGGCATTAAACGTAAAAGGTGACGGAAATAGATCTTATGGTATTTTCCATACTGCCATAATTTGGGATTATAGCCATAATAGTCACCCAGATATTTAACTGTTCCAGCCCAAGCGGCATCCACCAGTTCATCGCGAGATAAATTTTGACCCGATCCAATTGGAATAGGCTTGTTCTGATAGAGCAGATAAAGCATCCGATCAGCGGGAGGTGGGAAGTCAAAATCACCTAAAAGCTGAGAATTGATGGTATCCAAAATAGCGGTTTTAAATACGCTGTAAATAGTGGCCGCTTCGGATTCTTCATCACAATTTCCTGCCCAGTTTTCGAGGTAAGGAAGGAAGATTTCCGGACTGCTATTGATCATGATGTCTTTCAGCAGAGGCCATTCGCCATCAATTATATCCCCATGCATTTTCTTGAGATGATCGCGATCAATTTTGGGTTTTTCCATCAGCATTTCACTGATGCGTCGACCACGAGCACTAGGGCTGAAGAGGGTATTTAAATAGGGACTAATTTCTCCAACTACTTGATGTTGATTAGCAGAGTGATTCCAGCCTTTTTCAGGATTTAAAACATAGAGTTTACGCCCCATGTGTTTAAAGCGTGCTTTATCATTACTTCTGTTGGCATTCACAATACCACGTCGGGGTTGATCATGCATTAAGGCAAAGCCAGAGGTTACCATGCCGATATTACCTTGATTGTCGGCCAATACAAAGTTTTGCGGTGGATGACCAAAGTTTTGCAAAGCTTGATAAGCCTCTTCCATATTATTGGAGCGACGGACATCCAGGAAGGCACGCAGTTCACTGCTTTCAAAGTTTTGAGCTACCCATTGCGTGGCTAGGAAGTCTCCTTCCACACTATCTAATGGACCGAAATAAGTATCGTAATAAACGAATGAAGCATTTTCGCGATCCTTAACCGGGAACTCTACCGTACGGGGAATCAAGTCTTCCCATTGACCATCCAACTTATACTGGCGGTCATCATTTAATTCTAATTTATAGAACTCTGTGAGGTCCCAAGTGGCATTGGTCATACCCCAGGCTACCTTATTGGTAAAGCCCGAAATAATGAAAGGCGCCCCCGGAATGCTAAAGCCGTGCGCTACCTTACCCGCAACAACCTG
The Croceimicrobium hydrocarbonivorans genome window above contains:
- the aceB gene encoding malate synthase A translates to MNKELVNLAYGLKFDGFWKPELEDVFSTDALKFIRVLDQKFGTERKQLLLERKLRNENWYQQKPEFPKLTQSIREGDWKVAPVPEDLQDRRVEITGPVDRKMIINALNSGAKVFMADFEDSNAPSWANIVFGQLNLFQAVRGTIELIDEERGKEYRLNSETATLMVRPRGLHLEEKHFICDDQAVSASLFDFGLYFFNNAQALVEKGSGPYFYLPKIEYYQEAAWWNEVFNFSEAYLNLKPGTIKATVLIETINASFQLDEILYSLREHSAGLNCGRWDYLFSYIKRYKEHPDYIFPDRDALTMETDFMRAYSRRVIQVCHKRGAHAMGGMAAQIPIKNDPFTNEAAYAKVRADKLREVEDGHDGTWVAHPALVPIALEIFNERMPESNQIAKQFPEYQIAAEDLVAKPQGQVTEAGLRKNISVGIQYLAAWLSGQGAAAINHLMEDAATAEISRTQLWHWLHRKVQLSDGRDLSRDLFERFYHEELSLLETEINPQWKDRLRTAARSFHQMVTAPELKEFLTTELYHTLT
- the aceA gene encoding isocitrate lyase is translated as MDKQTQINQIKEDWAVNPRWNGIKRPYTAEKVVELRGSYRIEYTLARLGAEKLWDKLRSQDWVAGLGALTGNQAIQEVMAGLEAIYLSGWQVAADANLAGQMFPDQSLYPANSVPAVVEKINNALLRADQIQSVKGESKHDFLVPIVADAEAGFGGNLNAFELMKEMIKAGAAGVHFEDQLSSAKKCGHLGGKVLVPTQEAIQKLVAARLAADVMGVPTCIIARTDADAANLITSDVDERDRKFILGERSAEGFYYVRNGVEQAIDRGLSYAPYADLIWMETSHPSIEEAKAFAEAIHAQFPGKLLAYNCSPSFNWASKLSVAEMESFREELAALGFKFQFITLAGFHALNTSMFELSKAYKERGMAGYSELQEREFALQKDGFAAVKHQSFVGTGYYDEVQNTVTAGMTSTTAMKGSTETAQF
- a CDS encoding penicillin acylase family protein, with amino-acid sequence MRNWIWLIVAGLWIALLSIPWPGLPKLLEFFIYPTSVLQVSLEDEDRNFSGSEYPGLRISYDERGVPHLFADSEAELAYGMGFTHAKDRQFQLEMLRRTVKGRLCEVAGWRAVKSDRFWLKFDFDQKSKEAFEKLKNEDPELASVFEAYAKGFNFYLQQQKSGERPPEFHLLGFEPTPMEPHDPIILIRYMDKVLNYSENDLKFSALQKYLPQNLIEYYYPWKRDYIFPIYPEISQVDTINPRQGLRTYIPESDFDSAQVRRAADNEVGSNNWSVAASKSSTGNAFLCNDTHLSLDLPGTWYEVHQVVAGKVAHGFSIPGAPFIISGFTNKVAWGMTNATWDLTEFYKLELNDDRQYKLDGQWEDLIPRTVEFPVKDRENASFVYYDTYFGPLDSVEGDFLATQWVAQNFESSELRAFLDVRRSNNMEEAYQALQNFGHPPQNFVLADNQGNIGMVTSGFALMHDQPRRGIVNANRSNDKARFKHMGRKLYVLNPEKGWNHSANQHQVVGEISPYLNTLFSPSARGRRISEMLMEKPKIDRDHLKKMHGDIIDGEWPLLKDIMINSSPEIFLPYLENWAGNCDEESEAATIYSVFKTAILDTINSQLLGDFDFPPPADRMLYLLYQNKPIPIGSGQNLSRDELVDAAWAGTVKYLGDYYGYNPKLWQYGKYHKIYFRHLLRLMPFNHTPFPAKGSPRTVNVSSHLPGTHGPSMRTLVELTSSNPIAETVLAGGQSGIPGHQHYTDQISDWYNIHYHKINWIESPEQSPWSVTYKFD